From one Desmodus rotundus isolate HL8 chromosome X, HLdesRot8A.1, whole genome shotgun sequence genomic stretch:
- the LOC112310705 gene encoding uncharacterized protein isoform X2, translating into MVEADCPGKLFIGGLNTETNEKGLETVFGKYGRIVEVLLMKHRETSKSRGFAFVTFESPADAKDAARDMNGKSLLLYHMEERVMEACLEGNPCLLVEMFICPGETMDILLKSAIQAEITQVLVIQEIMHHHQEIILTVIMVIPVHVMTIHQEGILIEMAMVVIVTIQIIQVVVPTGIHMAVMVTHIVLHLHEGPCHLMVEAVAMMITAAHVTDMVEVQTVTQAAKVITTQVVMIGLADKKEGFPLLWKGGTLLHVIPTAVQATEHQGVVAVEEADLIEGEAEADIKNTTLDQNPCSKKQTKSGTYSVITTQGLLKEKIMSPFLNLLLSSPSIIFMFL; encoded by the exons ATGGTTGAAGCTGATTGCCCAGGAAAGCTCTTCATTGGTGGCCTCAATacagaaacaaatgagaaagGCCTTGAAACAGTATTTGGCAAATATGGACGAATAGTGGAAGTACTCTTGATGAAACACCGTGAGACCAGCAAATCAAGAGGATTTGCTTTTGTCACCTTTGAAAGCCCAGCAGATGCTAAGGATGCAGCCAGAGACATGAATGGAAAGTCCTTA CTCCTGTATCACATGGAAGAGAGAGTTATGGAGGCCTGCCTGGAAGGGAACCCCTGCCTTCTCGTAGAGATGTTTATTTGTCCCGGAGAGACAATGGATATTCTACTAAAGTCAGCTATTCAAGCAGAGATTACCCAAGTTCTCGTGATACAAGAGATTATGCACCACCACCAAGAGATTATACTTACCGTGATTATGGTCATTCCAGTTCACGTGATGACTATCCATCAAGAGGGTATATTGATAGAGATGGCTATGGTCGTGATCGTGACTATTCAGATCATCCAAGTGGTGGTTCCTACAGGGATTCATATGGCAGTTATGGTAACTCACATAGTGCTCCACCTACACGAAGGCCCCTGCCATCTTATGGTGGAAGCAGTAGCTATGATGATCACGGCAGCTCACGTGACGGATATGGTGGAAGTCCAGACAGTCACTCAAGCAGCCAAAGTGATCACTACTCAAGTGGTCATGATCGGGTTGGCAGACAAGAAAGAGGGCTTCCCCCTTCTATGGAAAGGGGGTACCCTCCTCCATGTGATTCCTACAGCAGTTCAAGCCACGGAGCACCAAGGGGTGGTGGCCGTGGAGGAAGCCGATCTGATAGAGGGGGAGGCAGAAGCAGATATTAAAAACACAACTTTGGACCAAAATCCCTgttcaaagaaacaaacaaaaagtggaaCCTATTCTGTCATAACTACCCAAGgactactaaaagaaaaaattatgtcaccttttttaaatttactgttaAGTTCCCCTTCCATAATTTTCATGTTCTTGtga
- the LOC112310705 gene encoding RNA-binding motif protein, X chromosome-like isoform X1, whose amino-acid sequence MVEADCPGKLFIGGLNTETNEKGLETVFGKYGRIVEVLLMKHRETSKSRGFAFVTFESPADAKDAARDMNGKSLVGKAIKVEQATKPSFESGRRGPRPPPRSRGPPRGLRGGRGGSGGTRGPPSCGRHMDDGGYSMNFNMSSSRGPLPVKRGPPPRSGGPPPKRSAPSGPVCSSSGMGGRAPVSHGRESYGGLPGREPLPSRRDVYLSRRDNGYSTKVSYSSRDYPSSRDTRDYAPPPRDYTYRDYGHSSSRDDYPSRGYIDRDGYGRDRDYSDHPSGGSYRDSYGSYGNSHSAPPTRRPLPSYGGSSSYDDHGSSRDGYGGSPDSHSSSQSDHYSSGHDRVGRQERGLPPSMERGYPPPCDSYSSSSHGAPRGGGRGGSRSDRGGGRSRY is encoded by the coding sequence ATGGTTGAAGCTGATTGCCCAGGAAAGCTCTTCATTGGTGGCCTCAATacagaaacaaatgagaaagGCCTTGAAACAGTATTTGGCAAATATGGACGAATAGTGGAAGTACTCTTGATGAAACACCGTGAGACCAGCAAATCAAGAGGATTTGCTTTTGTCACCTTTGAAAGCCCAGCAGATGCTAAGGATGCAGCCAGAGACATGAATGGAAAGTCCTTAGTTGGAAAAGCCATCAAGGTAGAACAAGCCACTAAACCATCATTTGAAAGTGGTAGGCGTGGACCACGTCCACCTCCAAGAAGCAGAGGCCCTCCAAGAGGCCTTAGAGGcggaagaggaggaagtggaggaacCAGGGGACCTCCCTCATGTGGAAGGCACATGGATGATGGTGGCTATTCCATGAATTTCAACATGAGTTCTTCCAGGGGACCACTTCCAGTAAAAAGAGGACCACCTCCAAGAAGTGGGGGTCCTCCTCCTAAAAGATCTGCTCCTTCAGGACCAGTTTGCAGCAGCAGTGGAATGGGAGGAAGAGCTCCTGTATCACATGGAAGAGAGAGTTATGGAGGCCTGCCTGGAAGGGAACCCCTGCCTTCTCGTAGAGATGTTTATTTGTCCCGGAGAGACAATGGATATTCTACTAAAGTCAGCTATTCAAGCAGAGATTACCCAAGTTCTCGTGATACAAGAGATTATGCACCACCACCAAGAGATTATACTTACCGTGATTATGGTCATTCCAGTTCACGTGATGACTATCCATCAAGAGGGTATATTGATAGAGATGGCTATGGTCGTGATCGTGACTATTCAGATCATCCAAGTGGTGGTTCCTACAGGGATTCATATGGCAGTTATGGTAACTCACATAGTGCTCCACCTACACGAAGGCCCCTGCCATCTTATGGTGGAAGCAGTAGCTATGATGATCACGGCAGCTCACGTGACGGATATGGTGGAAGTCCAGACAGTCACTCAAGCAGCCAAAGTGATCACTACTCAAGTGGTCATGATCGGGTTGGCAGACAAGAAAGAGGGCTTCCCCCTTCTATGGAAAGGGGGTACCCTCCTCCATGTGATTCCTACAGCAGTTCAAGCCACGGAGCACCAAGGGGTGGTGGCCGTGGAGGAAGCCGATCTGATAGAGGGGGAGGCAGAAGCAGATATTAA